From the genome of Papaver somniferum cultivar HN1 chromosome 2, ASM357369v1, whole genome shotgun sequence, one region includes:
- the LOC113352673 gene encoding zinc finger BED domain-containing protein RICESLEEPER 2-like — MYVEEKNNLKTYFLTSKQSVSLTTGTWTSPNNFNYICVTAHYIDQNWKLQKRILMFCQVEGHTGIAIDEKLVDFLEDWVRCSAHVLALIIKDAVRLFNESVKRIRSVVKYVLGSPSRYEKFKQCASLAKINYKKALNLDVYTRWNNTYLMLEAAQRYEKVFAMLAQIGKDFQERFIFEQDKESVLPSDADIEEAITSDDILEEVVFFDATVNFSTSTQVTTHSFLWELVFIHEQLIEFRENVASDPFIARMSRLMFAKYNKYWGVYEKMNPVMFFAQLLDPREKLKGLKFTLNCLFENNL; from the exons ATGTATGTAGAAGAGAAGAATAACCTAAAAACTTACTTCTTGACATCTAAGCAGAGCGTATCTTTGACAACTGGCACATGGACAtcaccaaataattttaattatatttgtgTAACCGCTCACTACATTGATCAGAACTGGAAACTGCAGAAGAGAATACTCATGTTTTGTCAAGTTGAAGGTCACACAGGTATTGCAATCGATGAGAAGTTGGTGGATTTTTTGGAAGATTGG GTGAGGTGTTCAGCCCATGTTCTTGCTCTTATCATAAAAGATGCAGTACGACTCTTTAATGAATCTGTTAAAAGGATAAGGTCAGTTGTAAAATATGTTCTTGGTTCTCCTTCTAGGTATGAAAAGTTTAAACAATGTGCTTCCCTAGCAAAGATAAATTACAAGAAAGCACTGAATTTAGATGTATACACTCGATGGAATAACACTTACTTGATGTTAGAAGCtgctcaaagatatgaaaaagttTTTGCAATGTTAGCACAGATTGGTAAGGACTTTCAAGAGAGGTTTATTTTTGAGCAAGACAAGGAATCTGTTTTACCAAGTGATGCTGATATTGAGGAAGCTATAACTAGTGATGATATCTTGGAAGAAGtg GTATTCTTCGATGCAACTGTCAATTTTTCTACTTCTACACAAGTCACTACTCATTCTTTCTTATGGGAGTTGGTATTCATCCATGAACAATTAATTGAATTTAGAGAAAATGTAGCATCAGATCCATTTATTGCACGTATGTCTCGTCTTATGTTTGCCAAGTACaataagtattggggtgtgtaCGAGAAAATGAATCCTGTTATGTTTTTTGCTCAATTGTTGGATCCAAGAGAGAAACTAAAGGGGCTAAAATTTACTCTTAACTGTTTGTTTGAGAACAATTTGTGA